The Argopecten irradians isolate NY chromosome 6, Ai_NY, whole genome shotgun sequence genome has a window encoding:
- the LOC138325704 gene encoding leucine-rich repeat-containing protein 74A-like isoform X3, whose product MSVEGPETKQAGTPRGLDLRRQSKNRKRASVDDDTETVLDLKVPTVPYDETGKRTYERACKKYGVIPSSLFLRKLTEKDVDLTNYGLGPKGVMAVSVALVVNSSVTSLILKGNCIDNAGVLCIQQMMTENMSITDLDLSENSLGTYGAKVMGLMLRENKVIRYLNLSSNQFTDQDAIYLTKAIQDHSSLEHVDLSHNEFGDLSGPEFEKMISFPRKSTDANRALLALDLSWNQFRLIGAKHLAVGMKENAYLKYLNVSWNGLDDGGGKDFGDAISNNNVIEVLDISSCRIGPEGFAGVLKGLKNNDTLQELRIGKNNIPEEAADAAIEMFDQMESTKLTVLDMTDVILGPRFQEKVDGLKEKHPDLEIKFGYSDMYGKRKMAGSIDVGEDALLTIKEYMDRHNLTISELFARFDDDGSNSVDYDEFREGIKEAKIDLTDYQVDKLIQFIDIDGDGDLDFSEVVLKMKEVTKKRQAEEEQRKEEAKNKRKY is encoded by the exons ATGTCCGTCGAAGGACCAGAAACTAAACAGGCTGGCACGCCAAGAGGCCTAGACCTGCGCAGGCAAAGTAAGAACCGGAAGCGGGCCTCTGTAGACGATGATACGGAGACGGTACTGGATCTGAAAG TGCCCACAGTGCCTTATGATGAAACAGGCAAACGGACGTACGAGAGGGCGTGTAAGAAATATGGCGTCATCCCCTCCTCTCTGTTTCTCCGGAAACTTACTGAGAAGGACGTTGATCTGACCAACTATGGTTTGGGACCAAAAGGAGTCATGGCTGTTTCTGTAGCACTCGTG GTAAATTCTTCAGTGACATCACTAATTCTGAAGGGCAACTGTATAGACAATGCTGGAGTGTTATGTATACAGCAAATGATGACGGAGAATATGTCCATCACAGATTTG GATTTGTCTGAAAACAGCCTAGGAACGTATGGTGCCAAGGTGATGGGATTAATGTTGCGAGAGAATAAAGTCATTCGATATCTTAACCTATCAA GTAATCAGTTCACAGACCAGGACGCAATATATCTCACAAAAGCCATCCAG GATCATTCTAGTCTAGAACATGTTGACCTCAGTCACAACGAGTTCGGGGATCTATCAGGACCAGAGTTCGAAAAGATGATTT cATTTCCACGTAAGAGTA CCGACGCCAACCGTGCTTTACTGGCATTAGACCTTAGCTGGAACCAATTCAGACTGATCGGGGCAAAACACCTGGCTGTAGGGATGAAG GAAAACGCCTACTTGAAGTATTTGAACGTCTCGTGGAATGGTCTAGATGACGGAGGCGGAAAGGACTTCGGGGACGCTAttagcaataacaatgtcataGAAGTCCTTGACATTTCAAGTTGTAGAATAGGTCCCGAAGGATTCGCTGGCGTTTTGAAGGGTCTAAAAAACAACGACACACTTCAAGAGCTACGG ATCGGGAAAAACAATATACCCGAGGAAGCTGCAGACGCcgccattgaaatgtttgatcAAATGGAATCAACCAAGCTCACGGTGCTGGATATGACG GACGTGATCTTAGGACCAAGATTCCAGGAGAAGGTCGATGGACTGAAAGAGAAGCACCCGGACCTGGAGATAAAGTTTGGCTACAGTGATATGTACGGTAAACGTAAGATGGCCGGTTCTATAGACGTCGGGGAAGACGCATTACTTACCATTAAAGAATACATGGACAGACATAACCTTACCATCTCGGAGCTCTTCGCTAGATTTGATGACGACGGAAGTAATAGTGTGGACTATGACGAATTTCGTGAAGGAATTAAG GAGGCGAAGATCGACCTTACAGATTACCAAGTGGACAAGCTCATTCAATTTATAGATATAGACGGAGATGGTGATCTTGATTTTAG TGAGGTGGTCTTAAAGATGAAAGAAGTGACCAAGAAACGTCAGGCCGAGGAAGAACAAAGGAAAGAAGAGGCTAAAAACAAACGGAAGTACTAG
- the LOC138325704 gene encoding leucine-rich repeat-containing protein 74A-like isoform X4: MSVEGPETKQAGTPRGLDLRRQSKNRKRASVDDDTETVLDLKVPTVPYDETGKRTYERACKKYGVIPSSLFLRKLTEKDVDLTNYGLGPKGVMAVSVALVVNSSVTSLILKGNCIDNAGVLCIQQMMTENMSITDLDLSENSLGTYGAKVMGLMLRENKVIRYLNLSSNQFTDQDAIYLTKAIQDHSSLEHVDLSHNEFGDLSGPEFEKMISDANRALLALDLSWNQFRLIGAKHLAVGMKENAYLKYLNVSWNGLDDGGGKDFGDAISNNNVIEVLDISSCRIGPEGFAGVLKGLKNNDTLQELRIGKNNIPEEAADAAIEMFDQMESTKLTVLDMTDVILGPRFQEKVDGLKEKHPDLEIKFGYSDMYGKRKMAGSIDVGEDALLTIKEYMDRHNLTISELFARFDDDGSNSVDYDEFREGIKEAKIDLTDYQVDKLIQFIDIDGDGDLDFSEVVLKMKEVTKKRQAEEEQRKEEAKNKRKY; the protein is encoded by the exons ATGTCCGTCGAAGGACCAGAAACTAAACAGGCTGGCACGCCAAGAGGCCTAGACCTGCGCAGGCAAAGTAAGAACCGGAAGCGGGCCTCTGTAGACGATGATACGGAGACGGTACTGGATCTGAAAG TGCCCACAGTGCCTTATGATGAAACAGGCAAACGGACGTACGAGAGGGCGTGTAAGAAATATGGCGTCATCCCCTCCTCTCTGTTTCTCCGGAAACTTACTGAGAAGGACGTTGATCTGACCAACTATGGTTTGGGACCAAAAGGAGTCATGGCTGTTTCTGTAGCACTCGTG GTAAATTCTTCAGTGACATCACTAATTCTGAAGGGCAACTGTATAGACAATGCTGGAGTGTTATGTATACAGCAAATGATGACGGAGAATATGTCCATCACAGATTTG GATTTGTCTGAAAACAGCCTAGGAACGTATGGTGCCAAGGTGATGGGATTAATGTTGCGAGAGAATAAAGTCATTCGATATCTTAACCTATCAA GTAATCAGTTCACAGACCAGGACGCAATATATCTCACAAAAGCCATCCAG GATCATTCTAGTCTAGAACATGTTGACCTCAGTCACAACGAGTTCGGGGATCTATCAGGACCAGAGTTCGAAAAGATGATTT CCGACGCCAACCGTGCTTTACTGGCATTAGACCTTAGCTGGAACCAATTCAGACTGATCGGGGCAAAACACCTGGCTGTAGGGATGAAG GAAAACGCCTACTTGAAGTATTTGAACGTCTCGTGGAATGGTCTAGATGACGGAGGCGGAAAGGACTTCGGGGACGCTAttagcaataacaatgtcataGAAGTCCTTGACATTTCAAGTTGTAGAATAGGTCCCGAAGGATTCGCTGGCGTTTTGAAGGGTCTAAAAAACAACGACACACTTCAAGAGCTACGG ATCGGGAAAAACAATATACCCGAGGAAGCTGCAGACGCcgccattgaaatgtttgatcAAATGGAATCAACCAAGCTCACGGTGCTGGATATGACG GACGTGATCTTAGGACCAAGATTCCAGGAGAAGGTCGATGGACTGAAAGAGAAGCACCCGGACCTGGAGATAAAGTTTGGCTACAGTGATATGTACGGTAAACGTAAGATGGCCGGTTCTATAGACGTCGGGGAAGACGCATTACTTACCATTAAAGAATACATGGACAGACATAACCTTACCATCTCGGAGCTCTTCGCTAGATTTGATGACGACGGAAGTAATAGTGTGGACTATGACGAATTTCGTGAAGGAATTAAG GAGGCGAAGATCGACCTTACAGATTACCAAGTGGACAAGCTCATTCAATTTATAGATATAGACGGAGATGGTGATCTTGATTTTAG TGAGGTGGTCTTAAAGATGAAAGAAGTGACCAAGAAACGTCAGGCCGAGGAAGAACAAAGGAAAGAAGAGGCTAAAAACAAACGGAAGTACTAG
- the LOC138325704 gene encoding leucine-rich repeat-containing protein 74A-like isoform X1 — MATTKAGYIATTHTPYKSRLWGRMSVEGPETKQAGTPRGLDLRRQSKNRKRASVDDDTETVLDLKVPTVPYDETGKRTYERACKKYGVIPSSLFLRKLTEKDVDLTNYGLGPKGVMAVSVALVVNSSVTSLILKGNCIDNAGVLCIQQMMTENMSITDLDLSENSLGTYGAKVMGLMLRENKVIRYLNLSSNQFTDQDAIYLTKAIQDHSSLEHVDLSHNEFGDLSGPEFEKMISFPRKSTDANRALLALDLSWNQFRLIGAKHLAVGMKENAYLKYLNVSWNGLDDGGGKDFGDAISNNNVIEVLDISSCRIGPEGFAGVLKGLKNNDTLQELRIGKNNIPEEAADAAIEMFDQMESTKLTVLDMTDVILGPRFQEKVDGLKEKHPDLEIKFGYSDMYGKRKMAGSIDVGEDALLTIKEYMDRHNLTISELFARFDDDGSNSVDYDEFREGIKEAKIDLTDYQVDKLIQFIDIDGDGDLDFSEVVLKMKEVTKKRQAEEEQRKEEAKNKRKY, encoded by the exons ATGGCAACAACTAAGGCTGGATATATAGCTACAACCCACACGCCGTACAAG aGTCGGCTGTGGGGTCGAATGTCCGTCGAAGGACCAGAAACTAAACAGGCTGGCACGCCAAGAGGCCTAGACCTGCGCAGGCAAAGTAAGAACCGGAAGCGGGCCTCTGTAGACGATGATACGGAGACGGTACTGGATCTGAAAG TGCCCACAGTGCCTTATGATGAAACAGGCAAACGGACGTACGAGAGGGCGTGTAAGAAATATGGCGTCATCCCCTCCTCTCTGTTTCTCCGGAAACTTACTGAGAAGGACGTTGATCTGACCAACTATGGTTTGGGACCAAAAGGAGTCATGGCTGTTTCTGTAGCACTCGTG GTAAATTCTTCAGTGACATCACTAATTCTGAAGGGCAACTGTATAGACAATGCTGGAGTGTTATGTATACAGCAAATGATGACGGAGAATATGTCCATCACAGATTTG GATTTGTCTGAAAACAGCCTAGGAACGTATGGTGCCAAGGTGATGGGATTAATGTTGCGAGAGAATAAAGTCATTCGATATCTTAACCTATCAA GTAATCAGTTCACAGACCAGGACGCAATATATCTCACAAAAGCCATCCAG GATCATTCTAGTCTAGAACATGTTGACCTCAGTCACAACGAGTTCGGGGATCTATCAGGACCAGAGTTCGAAAAGATGATTT cATTTCCACGTAAGAGTA CCGACGCCAACCGTGCTTTACTGGCATTAGACCTTAGCTGGAACCAATTCAGACTGATCGGGGCAAAACACCTGGCTGTAGGGATGAAG GAAAACGCCTACTTGAAGTATTTGAACGTCTCGTGGAATGGTCTAGATGACGGAGGCGGAAAGGACTTCGGGGACGCTAttagcaataacaatgtcataGAAGTCCTTGACATTTCAAGTTGTAGAATAGGTCCCGAAGGATTCGCTGGCGTTTTGAAGGGTCTAAAAAACAACGACACACTTCAAGAGCTACGG ATCGGGAAAAACAATATACCCGAGGAAGCTGCAGACGCcgccattgaaatgtttgatcAAATGGAATCAACCAAGCTCACGGTGCTGGATATGACG GACGTGATCTTAGGACCAAGATTCCAGGAGAAGGTCGATGGACTGAAAGAGAAGCACCCGGACCTGGAGATAAAGTTTGGCTACAGTGATATGTACGGTAAACGTAAGATGGCCGGTTCTATAGACGTCGGGGAAGACGCATTACTTACCATTAAAGAATACATGGACAGACATAACCTTACCATCTCGGAGCTCTTCGCTAGATTTGATGACGACGGAAGTAATAGTGTGGACTATGACGAATTTCGTGAAGGAATTAAG GAGGCGAAGATCGACCTTACAGATTACCAAGTGGACAAGCTCATTCAATTTATAGATATAGACGGAGATGGTGATCTTGATTTTAG TGAGGTGGTCTTAAAGATGAAAGAAGTGACCAAGAAACGTCAGGCCGAGGAAGAACAAAGGAAAGAAGAGGCTAAAAACAAACGGAAGTACTAG
- the LOC138325704 gene encoding leucine-rich repeat-containing protein 74A-like isoform X2, which produces MATTKAGYIATTHTPYKSRLWGRMSVEGPETKQAGTPRGLDLRRQSKNRKRASVDDDTETVLDLKVPTVPYDETGKRTYERACKKYGVIPSSLFLRKLTEKDVDLTNYGLGPKGVMAVSVALVVNSSVTSLILKGNCIDNAGVLCIQQMMTENMSITDLDLSENSLGTYGAKVMGLMLRENKVIRYLNLSSNQFTDQDAIYLTKAIQDHSSLEHVDLSHNEFGDLSGPEFEKMISDANRALLALDLSWNQFRLIGAKHLAVGMKENAYLKYLNVSWNGLDDGGGKDFGDAISNNNVIEVLDISSCRIGPEGFAGVLKGLKNNDTLQELRIGKNNIPEEAADAAIEMFDQMESTKLTVLDMTDVILGPRFQEKVDGLKEKHPDLEIKFGYSDMYGKRKMAGSIDVGEDALLTIKEYMDRHNLTISELFARFDDDGSNSVDYDEFREGIKEAKIDLTDYQVDKLIQFIDIDGDGDLDFSEVVLKMKEVTKKRQAEEEQRKEEAKNKRKY; this is translated from the exons ATGGCAACAACTAAGGCTGGATATATAGCTACAACCCACACGCCGTACAAG aGTCGGCTGTGGGGTCGAATGTCCGTCGAAGGACCAGAAACTAAACAGGCTGGCACGCCAAGAGGCCTAGACCTGCGCAGGCAAAGTAAGAACCGGAAGCGGGCCTCTGTAGACGATGATACGGAGACGGTACTGGATCTGAAAG TGCCCACAGTGCCTTATGATGAAACAGGCAAACGGACGTACGAGAGGGCGTGTAAGAAATATGGCGTCATCCCCTCCTCTCTGTTTCTCCGGAAACTTACTGAGAAGGACGTTGATCTGACCAACTATGGTTTGGGACCAAAAGGAGTCATGGCTGTTTCTGTAGCACTCGTG GTAAATTCTTCAGTGACATCACTAATTCTGAAGGGCAACTGTATAGACAATGCTGGAGTGTTATGTATACAGCAAATGATGACGGAGAATATGTCCATCACAGATTTG GATTTGTCTGAAAACAGCCTAGGAACGTATGGTGCCAAGGTGATGGGATTAATGTTGCGAGAGAATAAAGTCATTCGATATCTTAACCTATCAA GTAATCAGTTCACAGACCAGGACGCAATATATCTCACAAAAGCCATCCAG GATCATTCTAGTCTAGAACATGTTGACCTCAGTCACAACGAGTTCGGGGATCTATCAGGACCAGAGTTCGAAAAGATGATTT CCGACGCCAACCGTGCTTTACTGGCATTAGACCTTAGCTGGAACCAATTCAGACTGATCGGGGCAAAACACCTGGCTGTAGGGATGAAG GAAAACGCCTACTTGAAGTATTTGAACGTCTCGTGGAATGGTCTAGATGACGGAGGCGGAAAGGACTTCGGGGACGCTAttagcaataacaatgtcataGAAGTCCTTGACATTTCAAGTTGTAGAATAGGTCCCGAAGGATTCGCTGGCGTTTTGAAGGGTCTAAAAAACAACGACACACTTCAAGAGCTACGG ATCGGGAAAAACAATATACCCGAGGAAGCTGCAGACGCcgccattgaaatgtttgatcAAATGGAATCAACCAAGCTCACGGTGCTGGATATGACG GACGTGATCTTAGGACCAAGATTCCAGGAGAAGGTCGATGGACTGAAAGAGAAGCACCCGGACCTGGAGATAAAGTTTGGCTACAGTGATATGTACGGTAAACGTAAGATGGCCGGTTCTATAGACGTCGGGGAAGACGCATTACTTACCATTAAAGAATACATGGACAGACATAACCTTACCATCTCGGAGCTCTTCGCTAGATTTGATGACGACGGAAGTAATAGTGTGGACTATGACGAATTTCGTGAAGGAATTAAG GAGGCGAAGATCGACCTTACAGATTACCAAGTGGACAAGCTCATTCAATTTATAGATATAGACGGAGATGGTGATCTTGATTTTAG TGAGGTGGTCTTAAAGATGAAAGAAGTGACCAAGAAACGTCAGGCCGAGGAAGAACAAAGGAAAGAAGAGGCTAAAAACAAACGGAAGTACTAG
- the LOC138325705 gene encoding large neutral amino acids transporter small subunit 1-like: MAIQLKKQLGLIDGISYVSGAIIGSGIFISPSPILAGSGGSTGLALIIWGVCGLIAMTEALCFMEIVQRVRKSGGLYTFILESSGESVSFVFLWMHILVLRPMSIAVSGLASATYILRPLFPYCSDMAPASAVKLIATLIIMLYVFMNSYSIKRSAVMQSVLLACKLIAIGLIVIFGLLSITKGSDEVPLSNPFNFHVDNLSMNGIVFAVYVGIFAYGGGDSALYAFEEYVSPKRNIPLAIVIGHLIPIVAYLLVNVAYYTVLTTEEITSGLAVAVTFAEQCMGFLKWGIIACIVLSTSANINQNCFTSSRMIYVAAREDNFPKFLSMVNTDRRTLLPAMITIGCLGVVMLSLGSLLSTLKIYTILMQVSRLVAVYGLFKLRKTHTPVNVIKVPLFVPIFYLIMISAMIMVTVIYDPEVIPKALICASTGVVAIVLTKFSKIHGSRLRSIYKKMHESMVKITRAVLLSEFTETT, from the exons atggcgATACAACTAAAGAAACAACTCGGTCTGATTGATGGTATCAGCTATGTTTCCGGGGCCATAATCGGGTCCGGAATCTTTATTAGTCCGTCCCCGATCCTGGCTGGGAGTGGTGGATCAACTGGACTGGCGCTTATCATATGGGGTGTGTGTGGGTTAATAGCAATGACAGAGGCACTCTGTTTCATGGAAATAG tacAGCGAGTGAGGAAATCGGGAGGATTATATACCTTTATCCTGGAATCGTCTGGTGAATCTGTGTCTTTTGTCTTCTTGTGGATGCATATCCTTGTGTTACGGCCGATGTCCATCGCCGTGAGTGGTCTAGCCTCAGCCACCTATATACTACGGCCTTTGTTTCCGTACTGTTCTGATATGGCCCCAGCCTCAGCAGTCAAACTCATTGCAACCTTGATCATAA TGTTATACGTCTTCATGAACAGTTACAGCATCAAACGTTCAGCCGTCATGCAGTCAGTACTCTTGGCGTGTAAGCTGATAGCAATCGGGCTGATCGTTATATTTGGTCTGTTGTCTATCACTAAAG GAAGCGATGAAGTACCTTTGAGCAATCCTTTCAACTTCCATGTCGACAATCTTAGCATGAATGGAATCGTGTTCGCTGTTTACGTGGGAATTTTTGCTTATGGAGGAGG aGATTCCGCTTTGTATGCTTTTGAGGAATACGTGTCTCCCAAGAG AAATATTCCCCTTGCGATAGTGATTGGTCACCTGATTCCCATCGTGGCTTATTTATTGGTCAACGTGGCATACTATACTGTCCTCACAACAGAGGAGATCACTTCCGGTCTGGCTGTTGCTGTG ACATTTGCTGAACAATGTATGGGATTCCTGAAATGGGGAATCATCGCCTGTATTGTATTATCGACATCGGCTAATATTAACCAAAACTGTTTTACTTCAAGTCG AATGATTTACGTAGCGGCAAGAGAAGATAATTTCCCAAAATTCCTCTCGATGGTGAACACAGACAGAAGAACATTGCTACCAGCTATGATCACAATT GGTTGCCTTGGAGTGGTCATGCTTTCCCTGGGCAGCCTTCTGTCCACACTGAAGATCTACACTATCCTGATGCAGGTCAGTCGGTTGGTAGCTGTGTATGGTCTGTTCAAGTTGAGGAAAACCCACACACCAGTCAACGTCATCAAG GTGCCATTGTTTGTTCCCATATTTTACTTGATTATGATAAGCGCGATGATCATGGTCACGGTAATATATGACCCGGAAGTGATACCCAAGGCATTGATATGTGCTTCAACGGGAGTAGTTGCGATAGTACTTACAAAGTTTAGCAAAATTCACGGAAGTCGTCTACGGAGTATCTACAAGAAAATGCATG aATCAATGGTGAAGATTACTCGGGCAGTTCTCTTGAGTGAATTTACCGAAacaacataa